A genomic segment from Mycoplasmopsis arginini encodes:
- the pheS gene encoding phenylalanine--tRNA ligase subunit alpha has translation MFDLKKINNLEDLKLAKNQFNNSSELKTLMEQLKVADKSLKPEIGKKIQELKKEAEDFFEKAKEKINQIEIQKQLENDFVDFATPVEFEGSIHPVNLISERFREWLLFNGYIELNYSEIENEKYNFENLNIPASHPAREMQDSLYLNKNELLRTHNTGISARALERFVNSEFSQFTIGKVYRNDEEDRTHTHQFTQLDLVSIGNVSFASLMYTLKEMLSYVLEEEIKIRLRPSYFPFTEPSVEVDIFFKNRWIEVLGAGMLNEKVLKAAGYSNEMNGFAAGIGIERIAMIKYGIEDIRELYTNDKRFLKQFK, from the coding sequence ATGTTTGATTTAAAAAAAATAAACAATTTAGAAGATTTAAAATTAGCCAAAAATCAATTTAACAATTCTTCAGAATTAAAAACATTAATGGAACAATTAAAAGTTGCAGATAAAAGTTTAAAGCCTGAAATTGGAAAGAAAATTCAAGAACTTAAAAAAGAAGCGGAAGATTTTTTTGAAAAAGCAAAGGAAAAGATTAACCAAATTGAAATTCAAAAACAACTTGAGAATGATTTTGTTGATTTTGCTACACCTGTTGAATTTGAGGGCTCAATTCATCCAGTAAATTTGATTTCAGAAAGATTTAGGGAATGACTATTATTTAACGGATATATTGAACTTAATTATTCTGAAATTGAAAACGAGAAATATAACTTTGAAAATTTAAATATTCCTGCTTCGCATCCAGCAAGAGAAATGCAAGATTCTTTATACTTAAATAAAAACGAATTATTAAGAACTCATAACACTGGAATTAGCGCACGTGCTTTAGAAAGATTTGTTAACAGTGAATTTTCACAATTTACTATTGGAAAAGTTTATCGTAATGATGAAGAAGACAGAACTCATACACACCAATTCACTCAATTAGACTTAGTAAGTATTGGGAATGTTTCTTTTGCTTCATTAATGTATACTTTAAAGGAAATGCTTTCTTATGTTTTAGAGGAAGAAATTAAAATCAGATTACGTCCATCTTATTTTCCTTTTACTGAACCAAGTGTTGAGGTTGACATCTTTTTTAAAAACAGATGAATTGAAGTGCTAGGAGCTGGAATGCTTAATGAAAAGGTTTTAAAGGCTGCTGGATATTCAAATGAGATGAATGGTTTTGCTGCGGGAATTGGTATAGAAAGAATTGCAATGATTAAATACGGAATTGAAGATATTCGTGAACTTTATACAAATGATAAAAGATTTTTAAAACAATTTAAATAA
- a CDS encoding replication-associated recombination protein A, which produces MKINLANQLRPITLDNFICSDSKRKLFESIIKNKDYSSFIFYGKPGCGKTTIANILANEINGNYDFFNAAIDKKEDLLIKIKNNDILIIDEIHRLNKDKQDILLPYLEDGFITIYATTTENPYFKLNPALRSRAHIIEMDLPSLNDIKIRLSEIAKKEKMLWLENTDIQTFIAKQANGDFRSAINIVELISKLQNSKDITLDTIKKIIPSINFVSDKDGDNHYDLLSAFHKSLRGSDPDAALYWGLLILKSGNTDDLFRRMLCASYEDVGLANPMVGVQTLSAIEAFERLGLPEGYLSIGFAILNIALSPKSNSSYLAIEATKRILDSNFIFQPPNHLKDAHYSSAIKLNRGINYKYPHNFPNNWIEQQYLPNEIKSQEIYTYQNQGWEKKIKEYWNKIKNTKEK; this is translated from the coding sequence ATGAAAATTAACTTAGCAAATCAATTAAGACCAATTACATTAGATAATTTTATTTGTTCTGATTCAAAACGAAAATTATTTGAATCAATTATAAAGAATAAAGATTATTCATCATTCATTTTTTATGGTAAACCAGGTTGCGGAAAAACTACTATTGCTAATATTTTGGCGAATGAAATTAATGGGAATTATGACTTCTTTAATGCCGCAATTGACAAAAAAGAAGATTTGCTAATTAAAATAAAGAATAATGACATTTTAATAATCGATGAAATTCATAGACTAAATAAAGATAAACAAGACATTTTACTTCCATATTTAGAAGATGGTTTTATTACAATTTATGCAACAACAACTGAAAATCCATACTTTAAATTAAATCCCGCCTTACGTTCAAGAGCGCATATAATTGAAATGGATTTACCAAGTTTAAACGACATTAAAATAAGACTATCTGAAATTGCAAAAAAAGAGAAAATGCTTTGATTAGAAAATACTGACATTCAAACCTTTATAGCAAAGCAAGCTAATGGAGATTTTCGTTCGGCTATCAATATTGTTGAGTTAATTAGTAAATTGCAAAATAGCAAAGATATTACTTTAGACACAATAAAAAAAATTATTCCTTCTATTAATTTTGTTAGTGATAAGGATGGGGATAATCATTATGATTTGCTAAGTGCCTTTCATAAATCGTTGCGTGGTTCAGACCCAGATGCTGCTCTTTATTGAGGATTATTGATTTTAAAATCTGGTAATACAGATGATTTATTTCGTCGAATGTTGTGTGCCTCGTATGAAGATGTGGGCTTAGCAAATCCAATGGTAGGTGTTCAAACTCTTTCAGCAATTGAGGCTTTTGAAAGATTAGGATTACCTGAAGGTTATTTATCTATTGGTTTTGCAATTCTAAATATAGCTTTAAGCCCAAAATCAAATTCAAGCTATTTGGCTATAGAAGCAACCAAAAGAATTCTAGATTCCAACTTTATTTTTCAGCCACCAAATCATTTAAAAGACGCTCATTATAGTTCGGCAATTAAATTAAATCGTGGAATTAATTACAAATATCCTCATAATTTTCCAAACAATTGAATAGAACAACAATATTTACCAAACGAGATAAAAAGCCAAGAAATATATACATATCAGAATCAAGGGTGAGAAAAAAAGATTAAAGAATATTGAAACAAAATTAAAAACACTAAGGAGAAGTAG
- a CDS encoding iron-sulfur cluster assembly scaffold protein, with the protein MKSFNNQEKQAIIFNAYSNPQYKLTNKTNKGICEHSSVCVDDLELNLMFKKNILIEANYFAEGCAIFISSIEIMIKELLNKDKKQINDILENYFKLINKEELIDNNVELGQLTVFENVKIHLNRLECASIIYRAFKKGLNV; encoded by the coding sequence TTGAAATCTTTTAATAACCAAGAAAAGCAAGCAATTATTTTTAATGCATATTCAAATCCACAATATAAATTAACAAATAAAACTAACAAAGGAATTTGCGAACATTCTTCCGTTTGTGTTGATGACCTTGAGTTAAATTTAATGTTTAAAAAAAATATCTTAATTGAGGCAAATTATTTTGCTGAAGGTTGTGCTATTTTTATATCTAGTATCGAAATAATGATTAAAGAATTGTTAAATAAGGATAAAAAACAAATTAATGATATTTTAGAAAATTATTTCAAACTAATCAATAAAGAAGAGTTAATTGATAATAATGTGGAATTGGGTCAATTAACTGTTTTTGAGAATGTTAAAATTCATTTAAATAGATTAGAATGTGCTTCGATTATATATCGTGCCTTTAAAAAAGGATTAAATGTCTAA
- a CDS encoding transcription antitermination protein NusB: MEGKKQIIRKSNFLLKKYNFRKNIISYIYQFELFGKSLNTKEIVDNKLNEITNAEIQTLELIEAKYQTLTNIAKKFILENWEWERISPLIRAIIIFGIYELTFNESKVVINEIINITKLFSPGEEYKFVNKVLDKISKQIINK, translated from the coding sequence ATGGAAGGAAAAAAACAGATAATTAGAAAAAGTAATTTTTTGTTAAAAAAATATAATTTCCGAAAAAACATAATTAGTTATATTTATCAATTTGAGCTTTTTGGCAAAAGTTTAAATACTAAAGAAATTGTCGATAATAAATTAAACGAAATTACTAATGCTGAAATTCAAACATTAGAATTAATTGAAGCAAAATATCAGACATTAACAAACATTGCAAAAAAATTTATATTAGAAAATTGAGAATGAGAACGTATTAGTCCGCTTATTAGAGCAATTATTATTTTCGGAATATATGAATTAACTTTCAATGAAAGTAAAGTTGTAATTAATGAAATTATAAACATTACAAAACTTTTCTCACCAGGGGAAGAATATAAATTTGTAAACAAAGTTTTAGATAAAATTTCAAAACAAATAATTAATAAATAA
- the recA gene encoding recombinase RecA, giving the protein MKETEIKKNVDIEQILREIEKEFGKESIMLLGEEPSIIPETFSSGSLNIDNILGIGGWPKGRVIEIFGPESSGKTTLALHAIAEIQKTGGIAAFIDAEHSIDPIYAKNLGVDIKNLILAQPSSGEEALEIVDRLAKTGSIDLIVVDSVAALVPEVELNGEMKDQTIGAQARLMSKALRKITGTLSKNKTTVIFLNQIREKIGVMFGNPETTAGGKALKFYASIRLEVRKSQNITNNGDITGNQIKCKVVKNKLAPPYKSTQIEIVFSRGISRVNEIIQLAEEFQIISRKGSWYNYNGQNIAQGLLNLSLLLQTNLDLYNEIYNQVIEKNNNNE; this is encoded by the coding sequence ATGAAAGAAACGGAAATAAAGAAAAATGTTGATATTGAACAGATACTAAGAGAAATCGAAAAAGAGTTTGGAAAAGAATCAATAATGCTTTTAGGAGAAGAACCAAGCATTATTCCTGAAACTTTTAGCTCAGGATCCTTAAATATTGACAATATTTTGGGAATTGGCGGATGACCTAAGGGAAGGGTTATTGAAATTTTTGGACCTGAAAGTAGTGGTAAAACAACGCTTGCACTTCACGCTATTGCTGAGATTCAAAAAACTGGGGGAATTGCTGCATTTATTGATGCTGAACATTCTATAGATCCAATTTATGCAAAGAATTTAGGAGTAGACATAAAAAATTTAATTTTGGCTCAGCCCAGTTCTGGTGAGGAAGCTTTAGAAATAGTTGATCGTCTTGCAAAGACTGGATCAATAGATTTAATAGTTGTTGATTCTGTCGCTGCATTAGTTCCAGAAGTAGAACTAAATGGAGAAATGAAAGATCAAACAATTGGAGCTCAAGCAAGATTAATGTCTAAAGCTTTAAGAAAAATTACTGGCACATTGTCAAAGAATAAAACCACAGTTATATTCTTAAATCAAATACGAGAAAAAATTGGAGTTATGTTTGGAAATCCGGAAACCACTGCTGGAGGTAAGGCTTTAAAATTTTATGCTTCAATAAGATTGGAAGTTAGAAAGAGTCAAAACATAACAAATAATGGCGATATTACAGGGAATCAAATTAAATGTAAAGTTGTCAAAAACAAATTAGCTCCGCCATATAAAAGCACTCAAATAGAAATAGTCTTCTCGAGAGGTATTTCAAGAGTGAATGAAATTATTCAATTAGCAGAAGAGTTTCAAATTATTTCAAGAAAAGGGTCTTGATATAACTACAACGGACAAAACATTGCTCAAGGTTTATTGAATTTATCTTTACTTCTACAAACTAATTTAGATTTATATAATGAAATATATAATCAAGTAATTGAAAAAAATAATAATAATGAATAA
- a CDS encoding phenylalanine--tRNA ligase subunit beta, which translates to MLFSYKTLCKLANLKTVTIEDVVEAINSIGFEVEEYHKFSEVEGIKICNVLKTYKNPQADRLTVCEVQYGDGHKAIIQTTATNMKEGQYVMSFVPGSRSKDIVFAPRKMQGIISEGMFVSLTELGFDPEIVPKELNEGIFQLDKIDLNIDPITYFDLDDYIIDISILSNRADAQCYLVMAKELAAYFDTDVKWPKKANPNLISDFVVKNLNNTQAFSLIEASNTNLGCSLHEQMLLWKHGIKTFSNAVDLTNLVLLFAGVPCHVYNKEDLKSNEFSVNNFNGKLNILGNKEIEFDNALCVYNGSNPVSLAATIGLEEYQFKKEAKKAVFELASFNILNIRKNSKQIKMNTNSSQRASREISDGSLVLAYNFLSQYLTDYSAQINAPKLHKKTILIDKSYLNKFAGFSINKTKKYNDVISKLARLDFKFKSDYSEVTFPNYRYDLNSMQDFVEEIFRFYGYNNFPLKQPKLTRLNFEINKIYDYYKTLANKNYSNVRTYTLIKPEDNIFNPFNIEEVLNASDSKNYDHSQIRLSLIHSLNEVLVYNKKQGFEYGSYFDIGMVGREMDVLGICSNLKTFEEIKLDIQSLTNKTLDFKESKNIIFNPKASCEIYLDNEFIGYIAKIHPQFINSDAFFAEIKLSKLSNNRKTFTNYRHEPLKNRDITFELEQHESVNEIIEKIKTIKGIHSYKIIDIYRKDNNLKTVTFSFLIEDWAIKKLEQVFATTK; encoded by the coding sequence ATGTTATTTTCATATAAAACGCTTTGTAAATTAGCTAATTTAAAAACAGTAACAATAGAAGACGTTGTTGAAGCGATTAATTCTATTGGTTTTGAAGTAGAAGAATATCATAAATTTTCTGAGGTTGAAGGAATTAAAATTTGTAATGTTTTAAAAACTTATAAGAATCCTCAGGCAGATAGATTAACTGTTTGCGAAGTACAATATGGTGATGGTCATAAGGCAATTATTCAAACTACAGCAACAAACATGAAAGAAGGACAGTATGTTATGTCTTTTGTTCCTGGTTCACGTAGTAAAGATATCGTTTTTGCGCCAAGAAAAATGCAAGGAATTATATCTGAAGGAATGTTTGTAAGTTTAACAGAATTAGGCTTTGACCCTGAAATTGTTCCAAAAGAATTAAATGAAGGAATTTTTCAACTAGATAAAATTGATTTGAATATTGATCCAATAACATATTTTGATTTAGATGATTACATTATTGATATTTCAATTTTATCAAACAGGGCCGATGCGCAATGCTACCTAGTAATGGCAAAAGAATTAGCTGCTTATTTTGATACAGATGTTAAATGACCAAAAAAAGCTAATCCAAACTTAATTTCAGATTTTGTTGTTAAAAATTTGAATAACACTCAAGCTTTTTCGTTAATTGAAGCTTCGAATACTAATTTAGGCTGTTCACTTCATGAACAAATGTTACTATGAAAACACGGTATTAAGACCTTTTCAAACGCAGTAGATTTAACCAATTTAGTTTTATTATTTGCTGGAGTTCCTTGCCATGTTTATAATAAAGAAGATTTAAAATCAAATGAATTTAGTGTTAATAATTTCAATGGTAAACTAAATATTCTAGGCAATAAAGAAATAGAATTTGATAATGCGCTTTGTGTTTACAACGGTTCTAATCCAGTTTCACTTGCTGCTACAATTGGTTTAGAAGAATATCAATTTAAGAAAGAAGCTAAAAAGGCTGTTTTTGAATTAGCATCATTTAACATTTTAAATATAAGAAAAAATTCTAAACAAATTAAAATGAATACAAATTCATCTCAAAGAGCAAGTAGGGAAATTTCGGACGGATCATTAGTCCTAGCTTATAATTTTTTATCTCAATATCTTACTGATTATTCAGCACAAATAAATGCACCTAAATTACATAAGAAAACAATTTTAATTGACAAATCTTACTTAAATAAATTTGCGGGTTTTAGCATTAATAAGACAAAAAAATATAATGATGTTATAAGCAAATTAGCTAGATTAGATTTTAAATTTAAGTCAGATTATTCAGAAGTTACTTTTCCAAACTATCGTTATGACTTAAATTCAATGCAGGATTTTGTTGAAGAAATATTTAGATTTTATGGTTACAACAACTTTCCATTAAAACAACCAAAATTAACGAGATTGAATTTTGAAATCAACAAAATTTATGATTATTACAAAACTTTAGCAAATAAAAATTACTCAAATGTTAGAACATATACATTAATTAAACCTGAAGATAATATTTTTAATCCTTTCAATATTGAAGAAGTTTTGAATGCTTCAGACTCAAAAAACTACGACCATTCACAAATTAGATTGTCTTTAATTCATAGCCTAAATGAAGTTTTAGTTTACAATAAAAAGCAAGGTTTTGAATATGGTTCTTATTTTGACATCGGAATGGTTGGAAGAGAAATGGATGTTTTAGGAATATGTTCGAACTTAAAAACTTTTGAAGAAATAAAACTAGATATTCAATCTTTAACAAATAAAACTCTTGACTTTAAAGAAAGTAAAAATATAATCTTTAATCCTAAAGCTTCTTGTGAAATTTATTTAGATAATGAGTTTATTGGTTACATAGCTAAAATTCATCCGCAGTTTATTAATTCTGATGCATTTTTTGCTGAAATTAAATTATCTAAATTAAGTAATAACAGAAAAACTTTTACTAATTATCGGCACGAACCTTTAAAAAATCGTGATATTACATTTGAATTAGAACAACACGAAAGTGTGAACGAAATTATTGAAAAAATCAAAACTATCAAAGGCATACATTCATACAAAATTATTGACATTTATCGAAAAGACAATAATTTGAAAACAGTTACTTTTTCATTTTTAATTGAAGATTGAGCAATAAAAAAATTAGAACAAGTTTTTGCAACAACTAAATAA
- a CDS encoding TlyA family RNA methyltransferase translates to MKKTLKELIKEKFNLEDKKIDSLAMQGKIFINNEKVFLASVKVDENCNIEIKDKSNKYVSRGAYKLREAIEKFEIKVENKTCLDIGSSTGGFVQVLLENKANKVYALDSGTNQLDFSLRKNDKVVVYEKTNLKNINESLFNEVIELITCDVSFISLKHVFEVCNKIFLNGTRLMALIKPQFEASSKYVEPGGYVPEQHHEYIKNKILQIAKENNFVLIKPIIKSPILGEKSKNIEYLSFFEKQGE, encoded by the coding sequence ATGAAGAAAACATTAAAAGAATTAATAAAAGAAAAATTTAATTTAGAAGATAAAAAAATTGATTCCTTGGCTATGCAAGGAAAAATTTTTATTAATAATGAAAAAGTGTTTTTAGCTTCTGTTAAAGTTGATGAGAACTGTAATATTGAAATCAAAGATAAAAGTAATAAATATGTTTCTAGAGGTGCATATAAATTAAGGGAAGCAATAGAAAAATTTGAAATAAAAGTTGAAAATAAAACTTGTTTAGATATTGGTTCATCTACAGGAGGCTTTGTTCAAGTTTTATTAGAAAACAAAGCAAATAAAGTTTATGCTCTTGATTCTGGTACAAATCAGTTAGATTTTTCTTTAAGAAAAAACGATAAAGTTGTAGTTTATGAAAAAACAAATTTAAAAAATATCAATGAATCTTTATTTAATGAAGTTATTGAATTAATAACCTGTGATGTTTCTTTTATTAGTTTAAAACATGTTTTTGAAGTGTGCAATAAAATTTTTTTAAATGGCACAAGGCTAATGGCTTTAATAAAGCCTCAGTTTGAGGCTAGCAGTAAATATGTTGAGCCTGGTGGTTATGTTCCCGAGCAACATCATGAGTACATAAAAAATAAGATTCTTCAAATAGCGAAAGAGAATAATTTTGTGTTAATTAAACCGATAATTAAAAGCCCTATTTTAGGAGAAAAATCTAAGAATATTGAATACTTATCTTTTTTTGAAAAACAAGGAGAGTAA
- a CDS encoding TIGR00282 family metallophosphoesterase: MKKENLNILFLGDIFGTPGIEFVSKNLKEIIEKENIDFVIAQAENVSGRKGFIPKHYIQLKKAGVNAFTLGNHVWAKSEIMEIIENNDLIRPINIEEGYPGSGIRFFDVFGNKVAIMSFMGITFNPLLQPWKQECANNFFDKFDEAYNNSDADYYIIDFHAETTSEKSVFGLYVDGKADALVGTHTHVQTNDAKILPNGTYYLTDCGMCGPRDCAIGSNFKEVYEKMRYDARNPFKVSNNKCQLNGVIFTLTKNKENKKIKLINFLEK, translated from the coding sequence ATGAAAAAAGAAAATTTAAATATTTTGTTTCTTGGTGATATTTTTGGGACCCCCGGCATTGAGTTTGTATCTAAAAATTTAAAAGAAATTATTGAAAAGGAAAACATTGATTTTGTTATAGCGCAGGCAGAAAATGTTTCAGGTAGAAAGGGATTTATTCCAAAACATTATATTCAACTAAAAAAAGCTGGAGTAAATGCGTTTACTTTAGGGAATCATGTTTGAGCAAAATCGGAAATAATGGAAATTATTGAGAATAATGATTTAATTAGACCTATAAATATCGAAGAAGGATATCCAGGGTCAGGAATAAGATTTTTTGATGTTTTTGGAAATAAAGTTGCAATTATGTCATTTATGGGGATAACCTTTAATCCATTATTACAACCTTGAAAACAAGAATGTGCAAATAATTTTTTCGATAAGTTTGATGAAGCTTATAACAATAGTGATGCTGATTACTATATCATTGATTTTCACGCTGAAACAACATCAGAAAAATCAGTGTTTGGATTATATGTTGATGGTAAGGCTGATGCTTTAGTTGGAACACATACACATGTTCAAACAAATGATGCAAAAATTTTACCAAACGGAACATATTATTTAACTGATTGTGGAATGTGTGGACCTAGAGATTGCGCAATTGGTTCTAATTTCAAAGAAGTTTACGAAAAAATGAGATATGATGCAAGAAATCCTTTTAAGGTTTCAAATAACAAATGTCAATTAAACGGTGTTATATTTACATTAACTAAAAATAAAGAAAACAAAAAAATTAAATTAATTAATTTCTTGGAGAAATAA
- the rpsR gene encoding 30S ribosomal protein S18, translated as MARIVRKKLFVRKRPCQFCSSKSPVNYVDYKNEELLSKLVNLQGRIISSRITGTCAKHQRAVALAIKRARLVAILPYIGPVKREFVKKDAVKESKQVVENTATTQETK; from the coding sequence ATGGCAAGAATTGTTCGTAAGAAATTGTTCGTTCGTAAACGTCCATGTCAATTTTGTTCAAGTAAATCACCTGTTAACTACGTTGACTATAAAAATGAAGAACTATTATCAAAATTAGTAAATCTACAAGGAAGAATTATTTCTTCAAGAATCACTGGTACATGTGCAAAACACCAAAGAGCAGTAGCTTTAGCAATCAAAAGAGCTAGATTAGTTGCTATCTTACCTTACATTGGCCCAGTTAAAAGAGAATTTGTTAAAAAAGATGCTGTTAAAGAATCAAAACAAGTAGTAGAAAACACTGCTACAACACAAGAAACAAAATAA
- a CDS encoding aminotransferase class V-fold PLP-dependent enzyme has translation MKKEQREIIFPMFKNNPDIIYLDNAALTFKPQEVIDKGTEFYEKFCVSTRTADSKLGIQLNTDLQNVRKSIANFVNSEEDEVIFTSGTTEGLNIIARMLSLIINEGKIIFTFFNHSSAIVPFIENFKNKNVDFKYCLDQKEIINSIDNNTKILVLPQLSNNFQVDFNLEEIYKKCKEHNTILINDAAQAIVHTKVNFKNCDVFVFSGNKIYGPTGTGALIVKKELLDKLSPTKWGGGQVQNIYENRNWNMRNTINKWEPGTANFAGILQLGKAITFFKKFNIQELEKKEKELALYAYEELNKVPNIKIGSNKGDTIILFNIEGVSSQDVASYLGNRDIYVRAGAFCAYKFKEVNDYSNSYVRVSLAMYNNKEDIDKLVKTLANGGNFIEIF, from the coding sequence ATGAAAAAAGAACAAAGAGAAATTATTTTCCCAATGTTTAAAAATAACCCAGATATTATCTACTTAGATAATGCTGCTTTAACTTTTAAACCACAAGAAGTTATTGATAAGGGCACTGAATTTTATGAAAAATTTTGTGTATCAACACGAACAGCTGATTCTAAATTAGGAATCCAATTAAATACAGACTTGCAAAATGTAAGAAAGAGTATTGCTAATTTTGTAAATAGCGAAGAAGATGAAGTTATTTTTACTTCTGGAACAACAGAAGGCTTAAACATAATTGCTAGAATGCTATCTTTAATAATAAATGAAGGAAAAATTATTTTTACTTTTTTTAATCACTCATCAGCAATAGTCCCATTTATTGAAAATTTTAAAAACAAAAACGTTGATTTTAAATATTGTTTAGATCAAAAAGAAATAATAAATTCAATTGACAATAATACAAAAATCTTGGTATTGCCACAATTGAGTAATAACTTTCAAGTTGATTTTAATTTAGAAGAAATATATAAAAAGTGTAAAGAACACAACACCATTTTAATTAATGATGCTGCTCAGGCAATAGTGCACACTAAGGTTAATTTCAAAAATTGTGATGTTTTTGTTTTTTCAGGTAATAAAATTTATGGTCCCACTGGAACTGGAGCTTTAATTGTCAAAAAAGAATTATTAGATAAATTAAGTCCGACAAAATGAGGCGGCGGACAAGTTCAAAATATTTATGAAAACCGTAATTGAAATATGCGAAATACAATTAATAAATGAGAGCCTGGGACAGCAAATTTTGCCGGTATTTTACAATTAGGAAAAGCAATAACTTTTTTTAAAAAATTTAATATTCAAGAATTAGAGAAAAAAGAGAAAGAGCTAGCCTTGTATGCTTATGAGGAATTAAACAAAGTTCCTAATATTAAAATAGGATCAAACAAGGGGGATACTATTATTTTATTTAATATTGAAGGCGTTTCATCACAAGATGTTGCTTCATATTTAGGAAATAGAGATATTTATGTAAGAGCAGGCGCTTTTTGCGCTTACAAATTTAAAGAAGTTAATGATTATTCAAACTCATATGTCAGAGTATCACTAGCAATGTATAATAACAAAGAAGATATTGACAAATTAGTAAAAACGTTAGCAAATGGAGGCAACTTTATTGAAATCTTTTAA